Proteins encoded by one window of Halorubrum ruber:
- a CDS encoding homoserine dehydrogenase encodes MRLAVIGAGAVGRSVVELAGEYGHEVVAVADSSSATVADGTGGRAGAGGDDSVGVDPDAVVARKAERGIVGDADPEDALSADYDVLVEATPTTLGDAEPGFSHVTRALERDRHAVLANKGPVAERFGDLRAAVDDSDGEIRFEATVGGAIPAVSTVEDIEPGHVTAVRGVLNGTANFILTRMAAEGLDYDHVLAEAQDLGVAEADPSFDVDGTDAALKCVILANVLSFGAADDPADAREFTLDDADVSGIRDVPGSALRLAAEDGRTVRLIGEATGETVRVAPRLVPENGTLAVSGTQNIVQIETSHAGRLNISGRGAGGPETASAVLGDVGRLE; translated from the coding sequence GTGAGGCTCGCCGTGATCGGCGCGGGCGCGGTCGGGCGCTCCGTCGTCGAGTTGGCGGGCGAGTACGGCCACGAGGTCGTCGCGGTCGCGGACTCGTCGAGCGCGACGGTCGCCGACGGAACTGGCGGTCGGGCCGGCGCCGGCGGAGACGATTCGGTTGGTGTCGACCCCGACGCGGTCGTCGCGCGGAAGGCGGAGCGCGGGATCGTCGGCGACGCGGATCCGGAAGACGCCCTCTCGGCGGACTACGACGTCCTCGTGGAGGCCACGCCGACGACGCTGGGCGACGCCGAGCCCGGCTTCTCGCACGTGACCCGCGCGCTGGAGCGCGACCGCCACGCCGTCCTCGCGAACAAGGGCCCGGTCGCGGAGCGGTTCGGCGACCTGCGGGCGGCCGTCGACGACAGCGACGGCGAGATCCGGTTCGAGGCGACGGTGGGCGGCGCGATCCCCGCTGTGTCGACCGTCGAGGACATCGAACCCGGCCACGTCACCGCGGTCCGGGGCGTGCTCAACGGGACCGCGAACTTCATCCTGACGCGGATGGCCGCCGAGGGGCTCGACTACGACCACGTGCTCGCGGAGGCGCAGGATCTCGGCGTCGCGGAGGCGGACCCCTCCTTCGACGTGGACGGCACAGACGCGGCGCTGAAGTGCGTCATCCTCGCGAACGTGCTATCCTTTGGCGCGGCCGACGACCCCGCCGACGCCCGGGAGTTCACGCTCGACGACGCCGACGTCTCGGGGATCCGCGACGTGCCCGGCTCCGCGCTCCGGCTTGCGGCCGAGGACGGGCGGACGGTGCGGCTGATCGGCGAGGCGACCGGCGAGACCGTGCGGGTCGCGCCGCGGCTCGTCCCCGAGAACGGGACGCTCGCGGTCTCCGGCACGCAGAACATCGTCCAGATCGAGACGTCTCACGCCGGCCGGCTCAACATCTCCGGCCGCGGCGCGGGCGGCCCGGAGACCGCGAGCGCGGTCCTCGGCGACGTGGGGCGGCTGGAGTAG
- the tuf gene encoding translation elongation factor EF-1 subunit alpha, with protein sequence MSDKPHQNLAIIGHVDHGKSTLVGRLLFETGSVPEHVIEQHREEAEEKGKGGFEFAYVMDNLAEERERGVTIDIAHQEFDTDQYYFTIVDCPGHRDFVKNMITGASQADNAVLVVAADDGVAPQTREHVFLARTLGINELIIGVNKMDLVDYSEDSYKEVIGEVEDLLNQVRFATDDTTFVPISAFEGDNVAEASENTPWYDGPTLLESLNNLPEAEPPTDAPLRLPIQDVYTISGIGTVPVGRVETGILNTGDNVSFQPSDVGGEVKTVEMHHEEVPKAEPGDNVGFNVRGIGKDDIRRGDVCGPADDPPSVAETFKAQVVVMQHPSVITAGYTPVFHAHTAQVACTIESIDQKIDPSSGEVAEENPDFIKSGDAAVVTVRPQKPLSIEPSGEIPELGSFAIRDMGQTIAAGKVLEVNER encoded by the coding sequence ATGAGTGACAAACCGCACCAGAACTTGGCCATTATCGGCCACGTCGACCACGGCAAGAGCACGCTCGTGGGTCGCCTCCTCTTCGAGACGGGGAGCGTCCCCGAGCACGTAATCGAGCAGCACCGCGAGGAAGCCGAAGAGAAGGGCAAGGGCGGCTTCGAGTTCGCCTACGTGATGGACAACCTCGCCGAGGAGCGCGAGCGCGGCGTCACGATCGACATCGCCCACCAGGAGTTCGACACGGACCAGTACTACTTCACCATCGTCGACTGTCCGGGCCACCGTGACTTCGTGAAGAACATGATCACGGGCGCCTCGCAGGCCGACAACGCGGTGCTCGTCGTCGCGGCCGACGACGGCGTCGCGCCCCAGACCCGCGAGCACGTGTTCCTGGCCCGAACGCTCGGGATCAACGAGCTCATCATCGGCGTCAACAAGATGGACCTCGTCGACTACAGCGAGGACTCCTACAAGGAGGTCATCGGCGAGGTCGAGGACCTGCTCAACCAGGTCCGCTTCGCGACCGACGACACCACGTTCGTGCCGATCTCGGCGTTCGAGGGCGACAACGTCGCCGAGGCGTCCGAGAACACGCCGTGGTACGACGGCCCCACCCTGCTGGAGTCGCTCAACAACCTGCCGGAGGCCGAGCCGCCGACGGACGCGCCGCTCCGCCTGCCGATCCAGGACGTTTACACCATCTCCGGCATCGGGACCGTCCCCGTGGGACGCGTCGAGACCGGGATTCTCAACACCGGCGACAACGTCTCCTTCCAGCCGTCCGACGTGGGCGGCGAGGTGAAGACGGTCGAGATGCACCACGAAGAGGTGCCCAAGGCCGAGCCCGGTGACAACGTCGGGTTCAACGTCCGCGGCATCGGCAAGGACGACATCCGCCGCGGCGACGTCTGTGGCCCGGCCGACGACCCGCCGAGCGTCGCCGAGACGTTCAAGGCCCAGGTCGTCGTCATGCAGCACCCGTCGGTGATCACGGCCGGTTACACCCCGGTCTTCCACGCCCACACGGCGCAGGTCGCCTGTACGATCGAGTCCATCGATCAGAAGATCGACCCCTCGTCCGGTGAGGTCGCCGAGGAGAACCCGGACTTCATCAAGTCCGGCGACGCCGCGGTCGTCACCGTGC